The following proteins come from a genomic window of Rutidosis leptorrhynchoides isolate AG116_Rl617_1_P2 chromosome 10, CSIRO_AGI_Rlap_v1, whole genome shotgun sequence:
- the LOC139870995 gene encoding uncharacterized mitochondrial protein AtMg00810-like, producing MFKIKDLGNLKYFLGIEVLDTDQGLCISQRKYCLELINDFGLLGCKPVKTPIELVGKLIYITVTRPGISYAVHILSQYMHSPAPVHLKLAFRVLRYLKSCSGMGIHIIRSASLKLNGFVDADWGKNLLERKSITGFCIFLGESLISWKSKKQPTISRSSAEAEYRAMAAVTCELVWIVNLLTSLNVKDLIPIKVCCDNEPAIQIAGNPVLHERTKHFDIDWHIVREKVESGLIRVVKVNSAANIADIFTKGLTTSQHYNLCRELKMFDVFSRKACWGVLKDKGYWIKSSRTEPVDYESLFWSLLLDKEFEGPDCILMILQGL from the exons ATGTTTAAGATTAAAGATCTTGGTAATCTTAAATATTTCTTAGGCATTGAGGTACTTGATACTGATCAAGGGCTCTGTATAAGTCAAAGAAAATATTGTCTTGAGTTGATAAATGATTTTGGATTGTTGGGTTGCAAACCTGTTAAAACTCCTATAGAA TTAGTGGGAAAATTGATTTATATTACTGTTACCAGACCTGGTATCAGTTATGCTGTTCACATTTTGAGTCAATATATGCATTCTCCTGCACCTGTGCATCTTAAACTTGCTTTTAGGGTTTTAAGGTATCTTAAAAGTTGTTCAGGAATGGGTATTCATATTATTAGAAGTGCATCTTTGAAGCTTAATGGTTTTGTGGATGCTGATTGGGGCAAAAATTTATTAGAAAGGAAATCTATTACTGGTTTCTGTATTTTTCTTGGTGAAAGTTTGATCTCTTGGAAAAGTAAGAAACAGCCTACCATCTCTAGATCTTCTGCTGAAGCAGAATATAGAGCAATGGCGGCTGTTACTTGTGAGTTGGTTTGGATTGTTAATCTTTTGACTAGTCTGAATGTGAAAGATTTGATTCCTATCAAAGTGTGTTGTGATAATGAACCAGCTATTCAAATTGCTGGTAATCCTGTTCTACATGAGAGAACTAAGCATTTTGATATTGATTGGCATATTGTGAGAGAGAAAGTTGAAAGTGGTTTGATCAGAGTTGTGAAAGTTAATTCTGCTGCTAACATTGCTGATATATTCACCAAAGGGTTGACTACTAGTCAACATTACAATTTATGCAGAGAATTGAAGATGTTTGATGTGTTCTCAAGAAAAGCTTGTTGGGGAGTATTAAAAGATAAAG GATACTGGATTAAAAGCTCAAGGACTGAACCTGTAGATTATGAAAGTTTATTTTGGAGCTTATTGCTGGATAAAGAGTTTGAAGGGCCAGATTGTATTTTGATGATTCTTCAAGGGCTTTGA